One window of the Nicotiana tabacum cultivar K326 chromosome 4, ASM71507v2, whole genome shotgun sequence genome contains the following:
- the LOC107797409 gene encoding putative 3-hydroxyisobutyrate dehydrogenase-like 1, mitochondrial has product MRFMRLLRLLPNHQFHCYVPQANFTISAGTNTHLHRTMETATTEAINPSNTRLGWIGTGVMGRSMCAHLINAGYTFTVFTRTPSKAQELISMGAHWVDSPKAVASQSDVVFSIVGYPSDVRHVILDSNTGALSGLRPGGVIIDMTTSEPSLAVEIYSAASAAGCSAVDAPVSGGDRGARNAALSIFAGGEESAILRLNPLFQLLGRVYYMGAPGKGQFTKLGNQVVIASTMVGLCEGLIYAHKAGLDLNIYLNAISTGAAGSKSLDLYGSRILSRDFEPGFYVNHFVKDLGICLRECQNMGLALPGLALAQQLYLSLKAHGEGNFGTQALILALERINNLSLASSSSVGKP; this is encoded by the coding sequence ATGAGATTCATGCGGCTCCTCCGTTTACTTCCCAACCATCAGTTCCACTGTTACGTGCCTCAGGCGAATTTCACCATCTCCGCCGGCACTAACACCCATCTCCACCGTACTATGGAAACAGCCACCACCGAGGCCATTAACCCTTCCAATACTCGTCTGGGATGGATCGGTACCGGTGTAATGGGCCGCTCTATGTGCGCCCATCTGATTAATGCCGGTTACACCTTCACGGTTTTCACCCGTACACCATCCAAGGCCCAGGAACTGATCTCCATGGGAGCTCACTGGGTTGACTCTCCAAAGGCCGTCGCTTCCCAATCCGATGTCGTTTTCTCTATCGTTGGCTACCCTTCCGACGTTCGCCACGTCATCCTCGACTCAAACACCGGTGCTCTTTCCGGTCTGCGTCCCGGTGGTGTCATCATCGACATGACTACTTCGGAGCCTTCCCTGGCTGTTGAAATTTACTCCGCCGCCTCTGCCGCTGGCTGCTCCGCCGTCGACGCCCCCGTCTCCGGAGGAGATCGTGGAGCTCGGAATGCTGCTTTATCCATCTTCGCTGGTGGAGAAGAATCCGCAATCTTAAGGCTTAACCCGTTGTTTCAGCTTCTGGGCAGAGTTTATTACATGGGTGCCCCTGGAAAAGGGCAGTTCACAAAACTGGGAAACCAAGTAGTTATTGCTTCGACTATGGTGGGACTATGCGAGGGTTTAATTTACGCCCATAAGGCTGGTTTGGATTTGAATATATATCTGAATGCGATTTCAACAGGGGCTGCTGGCTCAAAATCTTTAGACTTGTATGGGAGCAGGATACTTAGTAGGGATTTTGAACCTGGATTTTATGTGAATCATTTTGTAAAGGATTTGGGGATATGTTTGAGGGAATGCCAGAACATGGGCCTTGCTTTGCCTGGGCTGGCGTTGGCTCAACAGCTCTATCTCTCCCTTAAAGCTCATGGTGAAGGCAATTTCGGTACCCAAGCTCTCATTCTTGCGCTTGAGAGGATTAACAATTTGTCGCTGGCTTCTTCTTCCTCTGTTGGGAAACCTTAG
- the LOC142180284 gene encoding uncharacterized protein LOC142180284, with product MEKSSLRNALVIILSAITIASSTDLCKAIESPEYTVVHSESDFEIRRYRESVWMTAPVNEISFEKATRDGFHRLFQFIQGANLNFSRIYMTKPVLTSIVPGAGPLHSSAYFVKLYLPVKFQTDPPLPLPELNLQPDPWTSHCIAVRKFSGFARDGNIVKEAQKLALSLSRSPWANSTASTSEYAYSIAQYNSPFRIIGRVNEVWVDVTGSRASGCESNLVAAY from the exons ATGGAAAAGTCAAGCTTGAGGAATGCTTTAGTAATAATCCTATCGGCGATAACTATTGCATCTTCAACGGATTTGTGCAAGGCGATCGAATCACCAGAGTATACAGTGGTCCACTCAGAATCAGATTTTGAGATCAGACGTTACAGGGAGTCGGTATGGATGACGGCACCCGTCAACGAAATCTCCTTCGAAAAAGCCACCAGAGATGGTTTTCACAG ATTGTTCCAGTTCATCCAAGGTGCAAATTTGAACTTTTCTCGTATTTATATGACAAAGCCAGTTTTGACGAGCATTGTCCCAGGAGCTGGTCCTCTTCACTCATCAGCGTACTTTGTTAAACTGTACTTACCTGTGAAGTTCCAAACTGATCCACCCCTTCCCCTTCCGGAATTGAACCTTCAACCTGATCCATGGACTAGTCATTGCATTGCTGTTAGGAAGTTTTCAGGATTTGCAAGAGATGGCAATATCGTTAAAGAAGCTCAGAAACTGGCATTGAGCTTGAGTAGATCTCCATGGGCAAACTCCACTGCTTCTACAAGTGAATATGCTTACTCTATAGCGCAGTATAATTCTCCCTTCCGGATCATTGGGCGTGTCAATGAAGTTTGGGTTGATGTCACTGGATCTAGAGCAAGTGGTTGTGAATCCAATCTAGTTGCTGCATACTGA
- the LOC107811586 gene encoding uncharacterized protein LOC107811586 isoform X2: MAPLHITLPLPINLELVLDVKERLEREYTDLPVGRNGRDDEEMILWFLKDRKFSVEDAVSKLHKAIRWRREFGVSDLSEDSVKSIAETGKAYVHDYFDVYGRPVLIVEASKHFPQKQDPDEDEKLCVFLIEKALSRLPAGKQDILGIFDLRGFGTENADLKFLTFMFDVFYYYYPRRLGQVLFVDAPFVFKPLWQLVKPVLKSYASLVRFCSAKDVREEYFTEETVPASFRK, from the exons TTAGTGCTGGATGTAAAGGAGAGACTTGAAAGGGAATATACAGATCTCCCAGTGGGAAGGAATGGAAGAGATGATGAGGAAATGATTCTATGGTTCCTGAAGGATCGCAAATTCTCAGTTGAAGATGCTGTTTCCAAGCTGCATAAAGCCATT AGATGGCGTCGTGAATTTGGTGTATCAGACTTGTCAGAAGATTCAGTTAAAAGTATTGCTGAAACCGGAAAAGCATATGTGCATGACTATTTTGATGTCTATGGAAGACCGGTCCTGATAGTGGAAGCATCAAAGCATTTTCCACAG AAGCAGGATCCTGATGAAGATGAGAAGTTATGTGTCTTTCTAATTGAGAAGGCATTGAGCAGACTTCCCGCTGGTAAACAAGATATACTTGGTATATTTGATCTGAGAGGGTTTGGAACAGAGAACGCAGATCTTAAGTTCCTTACTTTTATG TTTGATGTATTCTACTACTATTATCCAAGACGGTTGGGTCAAGTTCTTTTTGTTGATGCTCCTTTTGTCTTCAAACCATTGTGGCAGCTTGTCAAACCTGTGCTGAAGTCATACGCTTCATTG GTGAGATTTTGTTCAGCGAAGGATGTCAGAGAGGAGTATTTTACAGAAGAGACAGTCCCAGCTAGTTTTAGAAAATGA